The proteins below come from a single Felis catus isolate Fca126 chromosome A1, F.catus_Fca126_mat1.0, whole genome shotgun sequence genomic window:
- the NUDCD2 gene encoding nudC domain-containing protein 2, with the protein MSAPFEERSGVVPCGTPWGQWYQTLEEVFIEVQVPPGTRAQDIQCGLQSRHVALAVGGREILKGKLFDSTIADEGTWTLEDRKMVRIVLTKTKRDAANCWTSLLESEYAADPWVQDQMQRKLTLERFQKENPGFDFSGAEISGNYSKGGPDFSNLEK; encoded by the exons ATGTCTGCCCCGTTTGAGGAACGCAGTGGGGTGGTTCCTTGCGGGACGCCGTGGGGTCAGTGGTACCAGACCTTGGAGGAGGTGTTCATTGAAGTTCAGGTGCCGCCAGGCACTCGCGCCCAGGATATCCAGTGCGGCCTGCAGAGCCGGCATGTGGCGCTGGCCGTGGGTGGTCGCGAGATCCTTAAG ggcAAACTCTTTGATTCTACAATAGCTGATGAGGGAACATGGACTTTGG aGGACAGAAAAATGGTCCGTATTGTTCttacaaagacaaagagagatgCAGCAAATTGTTGGACTTCTCTTCTAGAATCTGAATATGCAGCTGATCCTTGGGTGCAAGACCAAATGCAGAGAAAACTTACATTAGAAAGATTCCAGAAAGAA aATCCTGGTTTTGACTTCAGTGGAGCAGAAATCTCAGGAAACTACTCTAAAGGTGGACCAGATTTCTCAAATCTTGAGAAATAA
- the CCNG1 gene encoding cyclin-G1, with translation MIEVLTTTDSQKLLHQLNALLEQESRCQPKVCGLRLIESAHDNGLRMTARLRDFEVKDLLSLTQFFGFDTETFSLAVNLLDRFLSKMKVQPKHLGCVGLSCFYLAVKSIEEERNVPLATDLIRISQYRFTVSDLMRMEKIVLEKVCWKVKATTAFQFLQLYYSLIQENLPIERKNSLNFERLEAQLKACHCRIIFSKAKPSVLALSIIALEIQAQKCVELTEGIECLQTHSKISGRDLTFWQELVSKCLTEYSSNKCSKPNVQKLKWIVSGRTARQLKHSYYRITHLPTIPEMVP, from the exons ATGATAGAGGTACTGACAACAACTGACTCTCAGAAACTGCTACACCAGCTGAATGCCCTGTTGGAACAGGAGTCGAGATGTCAGCCAAAGGTCTGCGGCTTGAGACTAATCGAATCTGCACACGATAATGGCCTCAGAATGACTGCAAGGCTAAGGGACTTTGAAGTAAAAGATCTTCTTAGTCTAACTCAGTTCTTTGGCTTCGACACGGAGACATTTTCTCTAGCTGTGAATTTACTGGACAGATTCCTGTCCAAAATGAAG GTACAGCCCAAACACCTTGGGTGTGTTGGGCTGAGCTGCTTCTATCTGGCTGTAAAATcaatagaagaggaaaggaatGTCCCATTGGCAACTGACTTGATCCGAATAAGCCAGTATAGGTTCACAGTTTCAGACTTGATGAGAATGGAAAAGATTGTATTGGAGAAGGTGTGTTGGAAAGTCAAAGCTACTACTGCCTTTCAATTTCTGCAACTCTACTATTCACTCATTCAAGAGAACTTGCCAATTGAAAG gaagaatagTCTTAATTTTGAAAGACTAGAAGCTCAGCTTAAGGCATGCCACTGCAGGATCATATTTTCTAAAGcaaag ccTTCTGTGTTGGCATTGTCTATCATTGCACTGGAGATCCAAGCACAGAAGTGTGTAGAGTTAACAGAAGGAATAGAATGTCTTCAGACACATTCCAAG ATAAGTGGCAGAGATTTGACCTTCTGGCAAGAGCTTGTATCCAAGTGTTTAACTGAATATTCATCAAACAAGTGTTCCAAACCAAATGTTCAAAAATTGAAATGGATTGTTTCTGGACGTACAGCACGGCAATTGAAACATAGTTACTACAGAATAACCCACCTTCCAACAATTCCTGAAATGGTCCCTTAA